A genomic segment from Kwoniella shandongensis chromosome 8, complete sequence encodes:
- a CDS encoding glutathione-disulfide reductase, with the protein MPPLSKTQAQEIEEYDYFVIGGGSGGLASARRASSYGAKVGLVEATPKLGGTCVNVGCVPKKVMWYTADIADNLRKAAAYGFGKGEEGIAMAKDFNWTELKHKRDAYIKRLNGIYETNLVKDKVDYHEGFGSFIDANTLQIETLNGEKYTVRSKKFTIAVGGRPTIPTDETIPGASYGINSDGFFDIEEQPKRVAVVGAGYISVELAGVFNTLGTETHLIIRRDQVLRTFDPMLSEVLVPYMEKTGMNVHKTSNVKKVEKTSSGSLLVHVDTLDKPLEVDVLLWAIGRHSNTDKLNLDKIGVQTNDKGDILVDDYQNTDVPNIYAVGDVGGKALLTPVAIAAGRRLSNRLFGPEKYKNDKLSYENIPSVVFSHPTIGSVGLSEPEAKAKFGEDKVKIYKTSFKAMSFAMLDEDHKQPTSYKLVCVGPEEKVVGLHIIGEGSDEMLQGFGVAVKMGATKDDFDSCVAIHPTSSEELVTLR; encoded by the exons ATGCCTCCCCTCAGTAAGACCCAGGCTCAAGAAATCGAAGAATA TGACTACTTTGTCATCGGCGGAGGTTCAGGTGGTCTCGCCTCAGCT AGACGAGCCTCTTCCTACGGTGCCAAAGTCGGTTTGGTAGAAGCTACCCCCAAGCTCGGTGGTACTTGTGTGAATGTAGG ATGTGTCCCCAAGA AGGTTATGTG GTACACCGCCGACATCGCCGACAACCTTCGAAAAGCCGCCGCGTACGGTTTCGGAAAGGGCGAAGAGGGTATTGCGATGGCCAAGGACTTTAACTGGACAGAGCTGAAGCACAAGAGGGATGCTTACATCAAGCGATTGAACGGTATCTA CGAGACCAACCtggtcaaggacaaggtcgactACCACGAAGGTTTCGGTTCTTTCATTGATGCCAATACTCTCCAAATCGAGACCCTCAATGGCGAGAAGTACACCGTCCGATCTAAAAAGTTCACCATAGCTGTCGGCGGTCGACCCACTATCCCAACTGACGAGACCATCCCCGGTGCTTCTTACGGTATCAACTCGGATGGGTTCTTCGACATTGAGGAACAGCCCAAGAGGGTCGCTGTTGTCGGTGCTGGTTACATCTCGGTGGAGCTTGCTGGTGTCTTTAACACTCTCGGCACAGAGACACATTTGATCATCAGACGTGACCAAGTGTTGAGGACTTTCGACCCCATGTTGTCAGAGGTTTTGGTCCCTTacatgg AGAAAACCGGTATGAACGTTCACAAGACCTCAAacgtcaagaaggtcgagaagacaTCTTCCGgctctctcctcgtccacgtCGACACTCTCGACAAACCTCTCGAGGTTGATGTCCTGCTTTGGGCCATCGGTCGACACTCTAACACCGATAagctcaacctcgacaagATCGGTGTCCAGACCAACGACAAGGGCGATATCCTTGTTGACGATTACCAAAATACCGATGTGCCTAACATCTACGCCGTCGGTGATGTCGGTGGTAAGGCTTTGTTGACACCCGTCGCAATCGCTGCTGGTAGAAGATTGAGTAACAGGTTGTTCGGGCCTGAGAAGTACAAGAACGACAAGTTGTCGTACGAGAACATCCCCAGTGTGGTCTTCTC ACACCCTACCATCGGTTCGGTCGGTCTTTCTGAGCCGGAGGCTAAGGCTAAGTTCGGcgaggacaaggtcaagatctACAAGACCTCG TTCAAGGCCATGTCCTTCGCTATGCTCGACGAGGACCACAAGCAGCCCACTTCATACAAACTCGTCTGCGTCGGAccagaggagaaggtcgttGGTCTTCACATCATCGGTGAAGGCAGTGACGAGATGCTGCAAggct TCGGTGTTGCTGTGAAGATGGGAGCTACAAAGGACGACTTTGACTCTTGTGTTGCCATTC ATCCCACTTCTTCAGAAGAGCTCGTTACCTTGCGTTAA